A window of the Candidatus Nitrosotalea okcheonensis genome harbors these coding sequences:
- a CDS encoding peptidylprolyl isomerase has protein sequence MTFQKGTLILVDYTAKVKDSNEVFETTRESDAKSSSIHDANVKYQPRLISVGESWVLKGLDDALANTKTGDKLSIEVPPEKGFGVRDTSKVRMIPLRKLGEDAEKVTVGDTIEIDERTGIVRFIGSGRVQVDFNHRFAGKTIVYDLNVIKSLDTDQDKVLGLLKRRFPIEESKLAFEIKGTAVDVTIPEEAMMMEGLQIVKRAIANEIFKFVPKLDKVNFVDTYNKPKQDKPTEQKPAEPKPVQPKTA, from the coding sequence TTGACTTTCCAAAAAGGAACTTTAATTCTAGTAGATTATACTGCCAAGGTTAAAGATTCAAACGAGGTCTTTGAGACAACACGAGAATCTGACGCTAAATCAAGTTCAATTCATGATGCGAATGTCAAATATCAACCAAGACTCATTTCTGTAGGAGAATCATGGGTTCTAAAGGGTCTCGATGATGCACTAGCAAATACAAAAACTGGCGACAAACTTTCAATCGAAGTTCCTCCAGAGAAAGGATTTGGAGTAAGAGATACAAGCAAAGTTCGCATGATACCACTTCGAAAACTTGGAGAAGATGCAGAAAAAGTTACAGTTGGAGATACAATAGAGATTGACGAAAGAACAGGAATTGTAAGATTCATTGGCTCAGGACGAGTCCAAGTTGATTTCAATCACAGATTTGCAGGAAAGACAATTGTTTATGATCTTAATGTTATAAAATCCCTTGACACAGATCAAGACAAAGTCTTGGGACTGCTCAAACGAAGATTCCCAATTGAAGAATCAAAGCTTGCATTTGAGATCAAGGGAACAGCAGTAGATGTTACCATTCCAGAGGAAGCAATGATGATGGAAGGTCTTCAGATAGTAAAGCGTGCAATTGCAAACGAGATCTTTAAGTTTGTTCCAAAATTAGACAAGGTAAACTTTGTTGACACTTACAACAAACCAAAACAGGACAAGCCAACAGAACAAAAACCAGCTGAACCAAAACCTGTACAACCAAAAACAGCCTAG